Part of the Crossiella cryophila genome, CTGGATGCCCTCGGCGTAGAACAACTCCGAAGCGGTGGCCAGCAGCCGCTCCCTGGGCTCGGAAACCTTCACATCGGTGCTCATGCCCCTATCGTACAGAACGTTCGTTCTTCTCGGAATGTGACGTTCCGGTGCGATCCAGCGGTGCCGGCCGGCCCGCGGACTAGCATCGGGGTATGCCACGCCCGCGCAGCTTCGACGAACGCGAGGTGCTGACCGCGATCTGCGCCCAGTTCGAGCGCGTCGGCTACGCGGCCACCTCGCTGGATGACCTGATGCAGGTCACCGGCCTCGGCAAGGGCAGCCTGTACGGGGCCTTCGGCGACAAGCGGCAGCTCTTCCTGCGCGCGCTGGACATCAACCGCGAACGCCAGATCGCGGCCCTGTGCGCGGGCCTGCGCGATGGCAGTGGATCGATGCTGGAGCGCCTGCGTGCCCTGCTGGTCCGGATGGCCACCACGCCCAGTACCGAGGAACGCTTCGGCTGCCTGCTGGTCCGCGGCGCGACCGAACTCGGCGAGGACGACCCGGAGGTGCTGGCCCGCACCCAGTCCACCTTCGCCGCGATCGAGGAACTGGTGGCCCAGGCGCTGGCCGCCGCGGTGAGCGAGGGCGAACTGCATCAGGACACCGACACCTCGGCCCAGGCCAGGGTGCTGCTGGCCACCCTGCAGGGGGTGGAACTGCTGCGCCGCGGTGGCCTGACCGAGCAGACCATCGGCGAGGTCGTCGGCGCCGCGGTCACGAACCTGCCTGGGCCAGCAACCCCCGCTCCAGTAGCCGGATGACCGACTCCGCCGCCTGGTGCTTGCCCATCAGCCCCTCGCCGGTGGCCTCGATGCCGGCGAAGACGTTCCACCACAGCACCTTGTAGATCCACTCCGGACTGATCGACTGGTCCAGGTACCCCTCGGCCTGCGCGCGGGTGATCAGGCCGACCACCGGCTTGTCCGCCTGCTCGAAGGCCGCGTTCAGCCAGCCGTCCTCGCTGCGCTGCTGACCCTCGCTGCACACCTGGATCAGCGCCGGGGTCAGCTCGAAGTAGGCGTGCACCGCCCGGCGCAGTGCCTGGGCGGCGGTGCCCTCGGCCAGCTTCGCCTCGGCCAGCGCGGTGCCCAGCCGTTCCACCGTCATCCGGAAGATCGCGGTCATCAGCTCGGAGCGTTCCGGGAAGTAGCGGTGCAGCGTGCTGCGCCCGACCTCGGCGGCATCGGCGATCTCCGCCATCGAGGCGGTGGACCGCTGCGCCAGCACGGTGACAGCCGCGTCCAGGATCGCCTTGCGGGTCCGGCTCCGGCTGCCCGACTCCCGGGTGGTGCTCGTCATAAGGAACCAGTCTAGTACCACGTCCTCCCAGTTAGGGGCTTTCCCTACAAATTATGGGACATAGGTGTCCCACGCTGGTACGTTGGTGCCCTGACCTGAACGGACAACTTGGGGCGCAGACATGTCAGAACCCGATTCGACGCGCTGGCAGCACACCCGCGTGCTGTGGCACTTCGTACGGCCGCACCGCCGGACACTGTTATTGGGCCTGGTGCTGGGCCTGGGCACCACCGGGGCCACGCTGGCCACGCCACTGGTCACCAAGTCGGTGCTGGACGGTCTAGCCGTGTCCGCGCCGATCCTGCCCGCGGTGGTGCTGCTGGTCAGCCTGCTGCTGGTGGGCGCGGGACTCGGGCTGGCGCAGTGGATCCTGCTCGGCAGGCTGGCCGAGCGGATCGTGCTGGACGCCCGCAGCACCATGGTGCACCGGCTGTTCCGGGTCCGGGTCGGCGAGCTGGCCAACCGCCCCAGTGGCGAGCTGGTCACCCGGGTCACCTCGGACACGGTGCTGCTGCGTGAGGCGGCCACCGACAGCGTGGTCAACTTCGTCAACGGCGCGGTCGCGCTGGCCGGCGCGCTGATCCTGATGGGCGTGCTCGACTGGGTGCTGCTCACCGGCACCGTGATCGTGCTCATCGTGGTCGGCACCGTGGTGGCGATCCTGATGTCCCCGCTGGCCGACGCCCAGCGCAACGCCCAGGCCGCGGTCGGCAGGCTCGGCGGCGTGCTCGAAGGCGCGCTGCGGGCCATCCGCACGGTCAAGGCCAGCCGGGCCGAGGCCAGGGAGAGCAACCGGATCCTCACCGAGGCCAAGGAATCCGCGCGGCAGAGCGTGCGCGCGGTGCGGATCGAAGCGGTCGCCTGGACCACCGCGAGCTGGGGCATCCAGCTCGCCATCCTGCTGATCCTGGCCCTTGGCGCGTGGCGGGTCAGCTCCGGCGCGCTGCCGGTGTCCAGCCTGGTCGCCTTCCTGCTCTACGCCTTCCAGGTGATGGAGCCGGTGTCCACACTGACCAGGACCTTCACCCAGCTCCAGTCCGGCATCGCCGCCGCCGCCCGGATCAAGGAGATCGAGAACCTCTCGATCGAGCAGACCGAGCCGCTGGCCCGCGAGCCGGAGCCGGCCGCGCAGGCCCCCGTGCTCTCCTTCCGCGAGGTCACCGCCCGCTACGCACCCGGCGCGCCCGCCGCGCTGGACGGGGTCAACCTGGACATCCCACGCACCGGGCACACCGCCATCGTCGGACCCTCCGGCTCCGGCAAGACCACGATGTTCTCCCTGATGCTGCGCTTCCTGCAGCCCGAACACGGTGAGCTGGCACTGGACGGCACCGGCTACGAGCAGTGGTCGCTGGCCGAGGTCCGCAGGCGGATCGTCTACGTCGAACAGGACACCCCGCTGCTGCCCGGCACGCTCCGGGAGAACCTCCAGTACACCCACCCGGACGCGACCGAGGCGGATCTGTGGACCGCGCTGGAGGCGGTGCAGCTGGCCGAACGGGCCCGCACGCTGCCGGACGGCCTGGACACCGTGCTCTCCGGCTCGGTGGTCTCCGGCGGCGAGCGCCAGCGCATCGCACTGGCCCGCGCCCTGGTCAGCGATCCGGAGATCCTGCTGCTGGATGAGGCCACCGCCCAGCTGGACGGGCTGACCGAGGCCGCGGTGCAGGACGTGATCGCCAGGGTGGCCCGCCGCGGCGCGGTGGTCACCATCGCGCACCGGCTCTCCACCGTGCTCGACGCCGATCAGATCCTGTTGCTGGAAAAGGGCAAACGGCGTGCCCTTGGCAACCACGCCCACCTCCTGGAGAACGACGAGCTGTACCGGGACCTGGTGGCGGCGCTGCGGATCGCTCCGGTGACCAGCGCCGCCTGAGCGGGCGCCTAGCGGGGCAGCGGGGCGCCCGCCCCGGCGAAATCCGTGGACAGGGCCAGGTCACGCAGGTCTGCCAGCTCCTGCGTGACCTCGGCCAGGTGCGTCTCGATATCGGAGACGCAGGTGCTGCCCAGCGGCAGCCGGGCGGGCAGCACCTCCCGGTCGGTGACGGCCAGGATGACCTCCACCGCCTTCACCGGGTCGCCCTCCTGGGCGTGGTTGCTGGTGTCGGCCCAGTCCCGCATGACCCCGCCGGATGCCGCGTAGTCCTCGATCACGGTGGCCGAGCGGACCAGTGAGCTGGAGTCCAGGAAATCGGTGCGGAACGGCCCCGGCTGCACCGAGGTGACCTGCACGCCCAGCGATGCCAGCTCCAGCCGCAGTGCCTCGGAGAATGCCTCCACGGCGAACTTGGTCGCGCAGTAGGCGCCCCAGCCCGCCCAGCTCACCACCCCGCCGAGCGAGCTGATGTTGAGGATCTTGCCCGCGCGCTGGGCCCGGAACACCGGCAGCAGCGCGCGGGTGACCGCCAGCAGCCCGAAAACGTTGGTGTCGAAGACCGCCCGCACCTCGGCGTCGGTCACCTCCTCCACCGTGCCGAGCAGTCCGCGCCCGGCGTTGTTGACCAGCACGTCGATCCGGCCGAACCGGGCCAGTCCGGCCGCCACGGCCTGCCCGGCCGCTGCCTCGTCGGTGACGTCCAGCCGCACCGGCAGCAGTCGCTCGCCAAAGCCGGGCAGTGCCGCGGCGACGGCCGCCGTGTCGCGGGCGGTGGCGATCACCGAGTCACCGCGTTCCAGCGCCTGCCGGGCGATTTCCAGGCCGAAGCCCCGCGACGCGCCGGTGATGAACCACGTGGTCATTGCTGTGCTCCCAAGGTCGTTGTGCTCTGCTGCCAACGACTCTGCCCACTTCGCCAGGGCCTATCCAGGGACTGTTCGTCCCTGGGACTCCCCGTCCCTGGGACTGGCAGTACCAGGCACCGGCCCCCGCCGACGGTCACAATGGGCCCATGGACCGCACTCCCTCCGCAGGCGCCGCACTCGGCGAATACCTGCGCGCCTGCCGTTCGCGGGTGGACCCGGTGGCG contains:
- a CDS encoding TetR/AcrR family transcriptional regulator gives rise to the protein MTSTTRESGSRSRTRKAILDAAVTVLAQRSTASMAEIADAAEVGRSTLHRYFPERSELMTAIFRMTVERLGTALAEAKLAEGTAAQALRRAVHAYFELTPALIQVCSEGQQRSEDGWLNAAFEQADKPVVGLITRAQAEGYLDQSISPEWIYKVLWWNVFAGIEATGEGLMGKHQAAESVIRLLERGLLAQAGS
- a CDS encoding TetR/AcrR family transcriptional regulator, with the translated sequence MPRPRSFDEREVLTAICAQFERVGYAATSLDDLMQVTGLGKGSLYGAFGDKRQLFLRALDINRERQIAALCAGLRDGSGSMLERLRALLVRMATTPSTEERFGCLLVRGATELGEDDPEVLARTQSTFAAIEELVAQALAAAVSEGELHQDTDTSAQARVLLATLQGVELLRRGGLTEQTIGEVVGAAVTNLPGPATPAPVAG
- a CDS encoding ABC transporter ATP-binding protein; protein product: MSEPDSTRWQHTRVLWHFVRPHRRTLLLGLVLGLGTTGATLATPLVTKSVLDGLAVSAPILPAVVLLVSLLLVGAGLGLAQWILLGRLAERIVLDARSTMVHRLFRVRVGELANRPSGELVTRVTSDTVLLREAATDSVVNFVNGAVALAGALILMGVLDWVLLTGTVIVLIVVGTVVAILMSPLADAQRNAQAAVGRLGGVLEGALRAIRTVKASRAEARESNRILTEAKESARQSVRAVRIEAVAWTTASWGIQLAILLILALGAWRVSSGALPVSSLVAFLLYAFQVMEPVSTLTRTFTQLQSGIAAAARIKEIENLSIEQTEPLAREPEPAAQAPVLSFREVTARYAPGAPAALDGVNLDIPRTGHTAIVGPSGSGKTTMFSLMLRFLQPEHGELALDGTGYEQWSLAEVRRRIVYVEQDTPLLPGTLRENLQYTHPDATEADLWTALEAVQLAERARTLPDGLDTVLSGSVVSGGERQRIALARALVSDPEILLLDEATAQLDGLTEAAVQDVIARVARRGAVVTIAHRLSTVLDADQILLLEKGKRRALGNHAHLLENDELYRDLVAALRIAPVTSAA
- a CDS encoding oxidoreductase; translated protein: MTTWFITGASRGFGLEIARQALERGDSVIATARDTAAVAAALPGFGERLLPVRLDVTDEAAAGQAVAAGLARFGRIDVLVNNAGRGLLGTVEEVTDAEVRAVFDTNVFGLLAVTRALLPVFRAQRAGKILNISSLGGVVSWAGWGAYCATKFAVEAFSEALRLELASLGVQVTSVQPGPFRTDFLDSSSLVRSATVIEDYAASGGVMRDWADTSNHAQEGDPVKAVEVILAVTDREVLPARLPLGSTCVSDIETHLAEVTQELADLRDLALSTDFAGAGAPLPR